A portion of the Rhodanobacter sp. AS-Z3 genome contains these proteins:
- a CDS encoding transposase — translation MPRQARLEIPGVPLHITQRGVNRCAIFLHDDDRRHYLRLLGESAASHDMQIHAYVLMGNHVHLLVSCGAARKVSLAMRQLGQAYVTGFNRRHRRRRTPWEVRFKSCLVDSDRYLLTAYRYIELNPVRAAMTEKPQDHHWSNVHANLALCEDSLVTPHACFLALRDTRQSHAETYLAWLEQGVSDDELMAIRKHLQQERAFGTKRFQAIAEKALGRPVSVRRPGRPSRDENDGGGT, via the coding sequence ATGCCTCGCCAAGCTCGCCTGGAAATCCCCGGAGTTCCACTCCACATCACTCAGCGCGGAGTGAATCGTTGCGCAATCTTCCTGCACGATGACGACCGCCGGCATTACCTCCGCCTACTGGGCGAGAGCGCCGCGAGCCACGACATGCAGATTCACGCCTATGTGTTGATGGGCAACCACGTGCACCTGCTTGTCAGTTGCGGTGCCGCGAGGAAGGTATCGCTGGCCATGCGCCAACTCGGCCAGGCCTACGTCACCGGGTTCAACCGACGGCATCGACGCAGGCGAACGCCTTGGGAAGTTCGTTTCAAGTCCTGTCTGGTCGATTCGGACCGCTATCTGCTCACCGCGTATCGTTACATCGAGCTCAACCCGGTTCGCGCCGCAATGACCGAAAAGCCACAAGATCACCACTGGTCCAACGTGCACGCCAATCTGGCACTCTGCGAGGATTCACTGGTGACACCGCATGCCTGCTTCCTTGCGCTGAGAGATACCAGGCAATCGCACGCAGAGACGTATCTGGCGTGGCTGGAGCAAGGCGTCAGCGACGACGAGCTGATGGCCATTCGCAAGCACCTGCAACAGGAACGCGCCTTTGGCACCAAACGCTTTCAGGCGATTGCTGAAAAGGCGCTGGGACGGCCGGTGAGCGTGCGGCGGCCCGGGCGACCGAGCCGTGACGAAAACGACGGAGGTGGCACTTAA
- a CDS encoding IS5 family transposase: MKQRSFASLSFEVKKKPTRRERFLGEMDKVVPWADLLALIEPSYPTSGRRGRPPMAASTMLRIHFMQQWYALSDPAMEDALYEIESMRRFAGLELNEDAIPDESTILKFRRFLEQHGLAVKIFEAVNAHLSGQGLLLRQGTIVDATIIQAPSSTKNADKQRDPDMRQTKKGQQWYFGMKAHIGVDVESGLVHTVTTTPANVGDVTEVDKLLHGQEKTVHADAGYQGAEKRAPKRGRTWHIAAKRGSVKAMPEGELKDAVKHTEHMKAAVRAKVEHPFRVVKRQFGYQKVRFKGLLKNTAQILTLFALSNLWMVRRTLLASAGEVRL; this comes from the coding sequence ATGAAGCAGCGTTCGTTCGCCTCGTTGAGTTTTGAAGTCAAGAAGAAGCCGACACGTCGTGAGCGGTTTCTGGGTGAGATGGACAAAGTCGTGCCGTGGGCCGACCTGCTGGCGCTGATCGAACCGAGCTATCCGACCTCCGGTCGTCGCGGTCGCCCGCCGATGGCGGCATCGACGATGCTGCGGATCCACTTCATGCAGCAGTGGTACGCACTGAGCGATCCAGCGATGGAAGATGCGTTGTACGAGATCGAGTCCATGCGCCGGTTTGCCGGGCTGGAGCTGAACGAGGACGCGATTCCGGACGAGTCGACGATCCTGAAGTTCCGTCGCTTCCTGGAGCAGCACGGCCTGGCGGTGAAGATCTTCGAAGCGGTCAATGCGCACCTGAGCGGTCAGGGCCTGTTGCTACGCCAGGGCACGATCGTGGATGCCACGATCATTCAGGCGCCGTCCTCGACCAAGAATGCGGACAAACAGCGTGACCCGGACATGCGCCAGACGAAGAAGGGCCAGCAGTGGTACTTCGGCATGAAAGCGCACATCGGGGTGGACGTGGAATCGGGGCTGGTGCACACGGTAACCACGACACCTGCCAACGTGGGCGACGTGACGGAAGTGGACAAGTTGCTGCACGGCCAAGAGAAGACGGTGCATGCCGATGCCGGCTACCAAGGCGCCGAGAAACGGGCACCCAAGCGCGGCCGCACGTGGCATATCGCGGCCAAACGCGGCAGCGTGAAGGCGATGCCCGAGGGCGAGTTGAAGGATGCGGTCAAGCACACCGAGCACATGAAGGCCGCGGTTCGAGCCAAGGTGGAGCATCCGTTCCGGGTGGTGAAGCGGCAGTTCGGCTATCAGAAGGTGCGCTTCAAGGGCTTGCTCAAGAACACCGCTCAGATACTCACGCTGTTCGCGCTATCGAATCTGTGGATGGTGCGACGAACGTTGCTAGCGTCCGCAGGGGAGGTGCGCCTGTGA
- a CDS encoding GMC family oxidoreductase N-terminal domain-containing protein, which translates to MDSFDFIVIGGGPGGCVTAARLSEVPDCRVLLLEAGPDRRGLLADNLALGTLALVPRKSRNNYGLRTEAEAGLNGRRDFHPLGRGLGGGSSINTLMYMRGNQQDYDDWAAMGNPGWSWDEVLPYFRKSENNQTFRDDPLHGVDGPMWVEELRTGNPYQELCLRACEEAGLPQNSDLNGTSQEGCRRTQVFMKNGVRHGVGKAYIHPLLGRRNNLELWSDTQCTRILIEGKRAVGVEIEQQGRRRIVRCRKEVIVAGGGILSAKLLQLSGVGDPAWLLPVGIEPVHTLPAVGKHLQDHADVIMGFHIPGDADLIGISPTAAGVMWQSWWDWRRDGTGRLATNFVEVTGFMSLAADSRTPEIQYEFFNALATNHGRNMYFKHGMSVHVLLLHPESRGTVRLASADPHTDPLIQFNYLSDPRDVATMVEGLKRVHAIMTQTPTFAGRIKRDLRTAHCRSDADWAQFARNAAGTNYHPVGTCRMGPSKCDAVVDARLRVHGLQGLRVVDSSIMPKTVGGNTMAPSIMIGEKGAEMIRQDWQMPLVSNPPDYYPEPRA; encoded by the coding sequence ATGGATAGTTTCGATTTCATCGTGATCGGTGGCGGGCCGGGTGGCTGCGTTACGGCTGCGCGCCTGAGTGAAGTACCGGACTGCCGGGTGCTGCTGCTGGAAGCCGGACCGGATCGGCGCGGCCTCTTGGCCGACAACCTCGCGCTGGGCACTCTGGCCCTGGTGCCGCGCAAGAGCCGCAACAACTATGGCCTGCGCACCGAGGCCGAGGCAGGCCTCAATGGGCGCCGCGATTTCCATCCACTGGGGCGAGGCCTCGGCGGCGGTTCCAGCATCAATACGCTGATGTACATGCGTGGCAACCAGCAGGACTATGACGACTGGGCCGCCATGGGCAACCCCGGCTGGTCCTGGGACGAGGTCCTGCCTTATTTCCGCAAGTCGGAGAACAATCAGACCTTTCGCGACGACCCGTTGCACGGCGTCGATGGACCCATGTGGGTGGAGGAGCTACGCACTGGCAATCCCTACCAGGAGCTGTGCCTCCGCGCCTGCGAGGAGGCCGGCCTGCCGCAGAATTCCGATCTCAACGGTACCAGCCAGGAAGGCTGCCGGCGCACTCAGGTGTTCATGAAGAACGGCGTGCGCCATGGCGTGGGCAAGGCCTATATCCATCCTCTACTGGGACGCCGCAACAACCTTGAGCTGTGGAGCGACACCCAGTGCACACGCATCCTCATTGAGGGCAAGCGCGCGGTGGGGGTGGAAATCGAACAGCAGGGCCGACGACGTATCGTGCGCTGCCGCAAGGAGGTCATAGTCGCCGGCGGTGGCATTCTCTCGGCCAAGCTGCTGCAGCTCTCCGGGGTGGGCGATCCTGCGTGGCTGCTGCCGGTGGGCATCGAGCCAGTGCATACACTGCCTGCCGTGGGCAAACACCTGCAGGATCACGCGGATGTGATCATGGGGTTTCACATTCCCGGCGATGCCGACCTGATCGGCATCTCGCCCACCGCCGCAGGTGTGATGTGGCAGAGCTGGTGGGACTGGAGGCGTGACGGCACGGGGCGTCTGGCGACCAACTTCGTCGAGGTAACCGGCTTCATGAGCCTGGCGGCGGACTCGCGCACGCCGGAGATCCAGTACGAGTTCTTCAACGCCCTGGCCACCAATCACGGGCGCAACATGTACTTTAAGCACGGCATGTCGGTGCATGTGCTGCTGTTGCACCCAGAGAGCCGGGGCACTGTGCGTCTGGCCAGCGCGGATCCGCATACCGACCCGCTGATCCAGTTCAATTACCTCTCCGATCCACGGGATGTGGCGACCATGGTTGAGGGCCTCAAGCGCGTGCACGCGATCATGACGCAGACGCCGACCTTCGCCGGCCGCATCAAGCGCGACCTGCGTACCGCCCATTGCCGCAGCGACGCCGACTGGGCGCAGTTCGCCCGAAATGCAGCCGGTACGAACTATCACCCGGTCGGCACCTGTCGCATGGGGCCGAGCAAGTGCGATGCAGTGGTCGATGCGCGTCTTCGCGTTCACGGCCTGCAAGGTCTGCGCGTAGTGGACAGCTCGATCATGCCGAAGACTGTCGGCGGCAACACCATGGCGCCGTCGATCATGATTGGCGAGAAAGGCGCCGAGATGATTCGCCAGGACTGGCAGATGCCCTTGGTGTCCAACCCCCCTGACTATTACCCGGAACCACGAGCATGA
- a CDS encoding C1 family peptidase, which translates to MLTDLQLAQIMRNASQRRRALFLQPLNNAMDTHGIGTPLRVAAFLAQLAHESGELQFMEELWGPTAAQQRYEPPSDLARRLGNSQPGDGRLGNSQPGDGRRFKGRGPIQITGRANYKTFGDLMGLDLVGNPELAATPDVAFAIAGLFWERKGLNELADAGNFTEITRRINGGQNGAADREHFYAVAKQVLGASAPVQRAGGARAAAGAKARAGAAAIEALVRGPEIIAADTAAQATKSVKPVRPSKLTKLTSGQPKPTAEPVRVLDARPDTLDFRDLMYTPTLIEVPTHVPLGDYMEIGAPILDQGSEGACTGFGLATVANYLLLRRRVVPDNVPVSPRMFYQLARRYDEWPGENYSGSSARGAMKGWHKHGVCSESLFPYKPAKKNDPLGLTDARTSDALGRPLGAYFRVNHKDIVAMHSALAEVGVLYVTCTVHAGWNDVGANGLITQSSTITGGHAFAIVAFDDQGFWLQNSWGRSWGRQGFARISYDDWLENGTDTWVARLGAPVTLRKLESIASVHAATSAQSNAYSFADLRPHIVSVGNNGTLKAGGDYGSTPAELAQIFEQDMPRVMQDWDKPRVLLYAHGGLVSEQAATQRLAEYRPALLGGNIYPLAFIWRTDYWTTITNILKDTISRRRPEGVLDATKDFMLDRLDDALEPLARVLTGKSAWDEMKQNALAASDPGGAAVLVADQLKALAKKMPGLEIHMVGHSAGSILLAPLVKLLNDRGLKVETCTLWAPACTVDLFRSTYLPAMQKGTLAKLAVFALSDKTERDDNCAKIYNKSLLYLVSAAFEKTSRIPLFREGEPILGMERWIDADLRKTFQSLGAELVLAPNNASDDSQDASNAMHHGDFDDDEKTVTSTFRRIVAGAKAPAGAARGARVAGSKAMPAQVATERDGATPMFRRSESSLRDQRAQIDRKTMG; encoded by the coding sequence ATGCTGACCGATCTCCAACTCGCGCAGATCATGCGCAACGCCTCGCAGCGCCGGCGCGCACTGTTTCTTCAGCCACTGAACAATGCGATGGATACGCACGGCATCGGCACGCCTCTGCGCGTGGCCGCCTTTCTTGCGCAGCTGGCGCACGAGTCGGGTGAGCTGCAGTTCATGGAGGAACTCTGGGGGCCGACCGCTGCGCAGCAACGCTATGAGCCGCCCAGCGACCTCGCACGCCGGCTGGGCAATAGCCAGCCCGGCGATGGCCGGCTGGGCAATAGCCAGCCCGGCGATGGCCGGCGCTTCAAGGGGCGCGGGCCGATCCAGATCACCGGGCGCGCCAATTACAAGACCTTCGGCGACCTGATGGGGCTGGACCTGGTCGGCAACCCGGAGCTGGCCGCCACGCCCGATGTGGCGTTTGCCATTGCCGGACTGTTCTGGGAGCGCAAGGGCCTCAACGAACTGGCGGACGCGGGCAACTTCACCGAGATCACGCGGCGAATCAATGGTGGGCAAAACGGCGCGGCCGACCGTGAGCACTTCTACGCGGTGGCCAAACAGGTGCTGGGCGCGAGCGCGCCGGTGCAGCGTGCCGGCGGTGCCCGCGCCGCGGCAGGTGCCAAGGCGCGCGCCGGCGCGGCGGCCATCGAGGCGCTGGTACGAGGGCCCGAGATCATCGCCGCGGACACAGCGGCGCAGGCCACGAAGAGTGTGAAGCCGGTCAGGCCGTCCAAGCTGACCAAGCTGACCAGCGGCCAACCGAAGCCCACCGCCGAACCGGTACGCGTGCTCGATGCCCGGCCGGACACACTCGACTTTCGTGACCTGATGTACACGCCAACGCTGATCGAGGTGCCCACCCACGTGCCGCTGGGCGACTACATGGAGATCGGCGCGCCCATCCTCGATCAGGGCAGCGAGGGCGCGTGCACCGGCTTCGGTCTTGCCACGGTGGCCAACTACCTGCTGCTGCGCCGCCGCGTGGTGCCCGACAACGTGCCGGTGAGCCCGCGCATGTTCTACCAGCTCGCGCGTCGCTACGACGAGTGGCCCGGCGAGAACTACAGCGGCTCCAGCGCGCGCGGCGCCATGAAGGGCTGGCACAAGCACGGCGTGTGCTCCGAGTCGCTGTTCCCGTACAAACCCGCGAAGAAGAACGACCCGCTCGGCCTCACCGACGCGCGCACCTCCGACGCGCTGGGCCGTCCGCTGGGCGCCTACTTCCGGGTGAACCACAAGGACATCGTCGCCATGCATTCGGCACTGGCCGAGGTCGGTGTGCTGTACGTCACCTGCACCGTGCATGCGGGCTGGAACGACGTCGGTGCCAACGGTCTCATCACGCAGTCATCCACCATCACCGGCGGCCACGCCTTCGCCATTGTGGCGTTCGACGACCAGGGCTTCTGGCTGCAGAACTCGTGGGGCCGCTCCTGGGGCCGACAGGGCTTTGCGCGCATCAGCTACGACGACTGGCTGGAGAACGGCACCGATACCTGGGTAGCCAGACTCGGCGCGCCGGTCACGCTGCGCAAGCTCGAATCGATCGCGTCAGTACACGCGGCCACGTCCGCGCAATCCAACGCGTATTCGTTTGCCGACCTGCGCCCGCACATCGTCAGCGTGGGCAACAACGGCACGCTCAAGGCAGGCGGCGACTACGGCAGCACGCCGGCCGAGCTGGCGCAGATCTTCGAGCAGGACATGCCACGCGTCATGCAGGATTGGGACAAGCCGCGGGTCCTGCTCTACGCCCACGGCGGGCTGGTCAGCGAGCAGGCCGCCACACAGCGGCTCGCCGAGTACCGCCCGGCCCTGCTCGGCGGCAACATCTACCCGCTGGCCTTCATCTGGCGCACCGACTACTGGACCACCATCACCAACATCCTGAAGGACACGATCAGCCGTCGCCGGCCCGAGGGTGTGCTCGATGCCACCAAGGACTTCATGCTCGATCGGCTCGACGACGCGCTCGAACCGCTGGCGCGCGTGCTTACCGGCAAATCGGCGTGGGACGAAATGAAGCAGAACGCGCTGGCCGCCAGCGACCCCGGCGGTGCGGCGGTGCTGGTCGCCGATCAGTTGAAGGCACTGGCGAAAAAGATGCCCGGTCTGGAGATCCACATGGTCGGCCACAGTGCCGGCTCGATCCTGCTGGCGCCGCTAGTCAAGCTGCTCAACGACCGCGGCCTCAAGGTGGAAACCTGCACGCTGTGGGCACCGGCCTGCACGGTGGACCTGTTCCGCTCGACCTACCTGCCCGCCATGCAAAAAGGCACGCTCGCCAAGCTGGCCGTGTTCGCGCTGAGCGACAAGACCGAGCGCGACGACAACTGCGCGAAGATCTACAACAAGTCCCTGCTGTACCTCGTGTCGGCGGCCTTCGAGAAGACATCGCGCATTCCGCTCTTCCGCGAAGGTGAGCCCATCCTGGGCATGGAGCGCTGGATCGATGCCGATTTGCGCAAGACGTTCCAGTCACTCGGCGCCGAGTTGGTACTTGCGCCCAACAATGCATCTGACGATTCGCAAGACGCATCGAACGCGATGCATCACGGCGACTTTGACGATGACGAGAAAACGGTGACGTCGACCTTTCGGAGAATCGTTGCGGGAGCGAAGGCGCCTGCCGGTGCCGCGCGTGGTGCCCGTGTTGCAGGCTCCAAGGCGATGCCCGCGCAGGTGGCCACGGAGAGGGACGGTGCCACGCCGATGTTTCGTCGCTCCGAGTCGTCGTTGCGCGATCAGCGGGCGCAGATTGATCGGAAGACGATGGGCTAG
- a CDS encoding PEP-CTERM sorting domain-containing protein yields MRKFYRLSMIGIICSAAMMAASVSSATTVLTFEGVGDQCAVNDFYNGGTDSCGHSGVNHGVNFSSSSLAIIDSDAGGGGNIANEPSASTVLFFLSGGAATMNVASGFNTGFSFYYSASTTDTFVSVWSGLNGTGDLLSTLNLNANYAADNCSGDPTGIYCHWDPIGVLFDGIAHSVNFGGTANYVAFDDITLGSDNPGGGGVNVPEPAALGMFGLGVLLIGLFAGLRRRFV; encoded by the coding sequence ATGCGCAAGTTCTATCGTTTATCGATGATCGGCATCATCTGCTCGGCCGCAATGATGGCTGCCAGCGTCAGCTCAGCCACAACGGTTCTTACATTCGAAGGCGTCGGTGACCAATGCGCCGTCAATGACTTCTACAATGGCGGGACCGACAGCTGCGGGCATTCCGGGGTCAATCACGGTGTCAATTTCTCAAGCTCCAGCTTGGCGATCATTGACTCAGATGCTGGCGGTGGCGGAAATATCGCCAACGAGCCGAGTGCCAGCACGGTCTTGTTTTTCCTCTCGGGCGGTGCCGCGACGATGAATGTGGCGTCCGGCTTCAATACCGGTTTTTCGTTCTACTACTCGGCCAGCACTACGGACACCTTCGTCAGTGTCTGGAGCGGTCTGAACGGAACAGGCGACCTCTTGTCCACCCTTAACTTGAACGCCAACTACGCAGCCGACAATTGTTCGGGCGACCCTACCGGTATCTACTGCCATTGGGACCCGATCGGCGTGCTGTTCGACGGGATCGCCCATTCGGTCAACTTCGGTGGCACCGCCAACTACGTGGCATTCGACGACATCACCCTGGGTTCGGATAACCCAGGAGGCGGCGGGGTCAACGTTCCCGAGCCTGCTGCGCTGGGCATGTTCGGGCTGGGCGTGCTCCTGATTGGCCTGTTCGCGGGCCTGCGGCGCCGCTTCGTCTAA
- a CDS encoding transposase: MARQPRLDLPGIPQHIIQRGNNRLPCFLDDDDRQRYLTMLREALLDTKCRLHAYVLMDNHVHLLATPPKMGAIARLMQKLGRGYVGQFNARHRRTGTLWEGRYKASLVDSESYVLHCHRYIELNPLRARMTDDPAAFAWSSCASHCGLRPDAILSPHQQYTALASTPEARAHAYRQLLNETLSDDDLKAVRAHLQQQRALGRDAFRAMVEARTRRFAGIRPAHRPTRDNSNGCK; this comes from the coding sequence ATGGCCAGACAACCACGACTCGACCTGCCCGGTATTCCGCAGCACATTATTCAGCGCGGCAACAATCGACTGCCGTGCTTTCTCGACGACGACGATCGCCAGCGCTACCTGACCATGCTTCGCGAAGCATTGCTCGACACAAAGTGCAGGCTGCACGCGTACGTATTGATGGACAACCACGTCCATCTGCTGGCGACGCCACCCAAAATGGGAGCCATCGCTCGTCTCATGCAAAAACTCGGGCGTGGCTATGTCGGGCAGTTCAACGCACGCCATCGGCGTACCGGAACACTGTGGGAAGGCCGCTACAAGGCAAGCCTGGTCGACAGCGAAAGCTACGTCTTGCACTGCCACCGTTACATCGAACTTAATCCCCTTCGCGCCCGCATGACCGATGATCCGGCAGCCTTCGCGTGGTCAAGCTGCGCCAGCCATTGCGGGCTTCGTCCAGACGCCATCCTCTCGCCGCATCAGCAATACACCGCGCTCGCGTCCACACCAGAAGCGCGCGCCCATGCCTATCGCCAACTGCTGAATGAAACCCTGTCCGACGACGACCTGAAAGCAGTCCGGGCCCATCTTCAACAGCAGCGAGCCCTCGGTCGCGATGCCTTCCGCGCGATGGTTGAAGCCAGGACTCGACGCTTCGCCGGCATCAGGCCCGCGCATCGACCAACCCGCGACAATTCAAACGGTTGCAAGTGA
- a CDS encoding transposase, with protein sequence MSHHVHLLLTLGEAGWVSRLMPAFARNYVGSFQGRHGRAGTLWEGRYKACLVDSGRYLLTCSGYIELNPVRAWMVAQPYEYAWSSWRAHAGGSADPLLTVHLAYIELGYDPASLASVYQALFAAALPNAFVEEIRIHLQQQKVPGTDRFRSWVEARSGRFATVRPSGRPPISSNCP encoded by the coding sequence ATGAGTCATCACGTACACCTGCTGCTGACGCTCGGCGAAGCGGGTTGGGTGTCGCGGCTCATGCCCGCGTTCGCGCGCAATTACGTTGGCTCGTTCCAGGGTCGACACGGACGTGCGGGAACGCTGTGGGAAGGGCGCTACAAGGCTTGTCTTGTGGATTCGGGGCGGTACTTGCTGACCTGTAGTGGTTATATCGAACTCAATCCGGTTCGCGCCTGGATGGTGGCGCAGCCGTACGAGTATGCGTGGTCGAGCTGGCGTGCCCATGCGGGCGGAAGTGCCGACCCGCTGCTCACTGTGCATCTCGCGTACATTGAGCTCGGCTACGATCCGGCAAGTCTTGCCTCGGTCTACCAGGCTTTGTTCGCTGCGGCCTTGCCCAACGCATTTGTCGAAGAAATCCGTATCCACCTGCAGCAGCAGAAGGTGCCGGGGACGGATCGGTTTCGGTCATGGGTCGAAGCGAGGAGCGGACGGTTCGCTACCGTGCGGCCGAGCGGTCGTCCACCAATAAGCTCAAATTGTCCCTGA
- a CDS encoding transposase, whose amino-acid sequence MFWNLTSPGHTVVKNRHGLVVRAAVSHARGTAERDTALELLQSLPKKRRKTVGADKGYDLKSFVQRCRDLRITAHVAAKDKGSAIDERTRRHAGYEVSQRKRKCVEEPFGWAKVIGPIRQVKQRGKPRVNALFQTTMMGWNLVRMRNILATSGTRAGHEPAWPHTPRRRRRQAHEHASRHITSLSKNGRNAAPVTCDRRFSTAC is encoded by the coding sequence ATGTTCTGGAACTTGACGTCTCCCGGGCATACGGTGGTGAAGAACCGCCACGGGTTGGTGGTGCGCGCCGCGGTCAGCCATGCCCGCGGCACCGCCGAACGGGACACGGCGCTGGAACTGTTGCAATCCTTGCCCAAGAAACGGCGCAAGACGGTGGGAGCGGACAAGGGTTACGACTTGAAATCGTTTGTGCAGCGCTGCCGAGACTTACGCATCACCGCCCACGTGGCCGCCAAGGACAAAGGCAGTGCGATTGATGAACGCACTCGACGCCACGCCGGCTACGAGGTCAGCCAACGCAAGCGAAAGTGCGTGGAGGAACCCTTTGGTTGGGCCAAGGTGATCGGTCCGATTCGGCAGGTCAAACAGCGCGGCAAGCCGCGGGTCAACGCGTTGTTCCAGACCACCATGATGGGCTGGAACCTGGTGCGGATGCGCAACATTCTGGCCACGAGCGGGACACGAGCGGGCCATGAGCCTGCATGGCCACATACGCCTCGGCGGCGGCGACGCCAAGCACATGAACATGCATCACGACACATCACCAGCCTGAGCAAAAATGGACGCAATGCGGCGCCGGTCACCTGCGATCGGCGCTTTTCAACAGCCTGCTAG